One segment of Macrotis lagotis isolate mMagLag1 chromosome 1, bilby.v1.9.chrom.fasta, whole genome shotgun sequence DNA contains the following:
- the PTAFR gene encoding platelet-activating factor receptor produces the protein MDEENFRMDSEFRYTLFPIVYSIIFVLGVISNGYVLWVFVTLNPAKKLNEIKIFMVNLTVADLLFLVVLPLWIVYYFNKGDWILPKILCNVAGCFFFINTYCSVSFLGVITYNRFQAVTDPIKAAQHTTRRRGIILSLIIWMVIMGCALYFFFLDSTHVVYSKVSDKNVTRCFENYEAGNIPVLIIHIFIVICFFIVFFVILVCNVIIIRTLLSQTLQPQSNANIKNKALWMVCTVMAVFFICFVPHHIVQLPWTLAELKMSFQESSVHQRINDAHQVTLCLMSINCVLDPIIYCFLTKKFRKHLSERLQSMRGSRKCSRVTTDTGVEVSLPLNNYPINSMNN, from the coding sequence ATGGATGAAGAGAACTTCCGAATGGATTCTGAATTCAGATATACCCTTTTTCCCATTGTCTATAGTATCATCTTTGTGCTGGGTGTCATCTCCAATGGTTATGTCCTGTGGGTATTTGTCACCCTCAACCCtgctaagaaattaaatgaaatcaagATCTTCATGGTCAACCTGACGGTCGCTGACCTTCTCTTCTTGGTAGTTCTGCCCTTGTGGATTGTCTATTATTTTAACAAAGGCGATTGGATCCTCCCTAAAATCCTCTGCAATGTGGCTGGTTGTTTCTTCTTCATCAACACCTACTGTTCTGTGTCCTTTCTTGGGGTCATTACTTATAACCGCTTCCAGGCTGTGACAGACCCAATTAAAGCAGCTCAACACACCACACGCCGGCGGGGCATCATCCTGTCCTTGATCATTTGGATGGTGATCATGGGGTGTGCCTTGTATTTCTTCTTCCTGGATTCGACCCATGTTGTTTACTCAAAAGTCAGTGATAAAAATGTAACCCGCTGCTTTGAGAATTATGAAGCAGGAAACATCCCTGTCCTCATCATCCACATCTTTATTGTCATTTGCTTCTTCATTGTATTCTTTGTGATCCTGGTCTGCAATGTGATCATTATCCGGACCTTGTTGTCTCAGACCCTCCAGCCTCAGAGCAATGCCAACATTAAAAACAAAGCCCTCTGGATGGTTTGTACCGTGATGGCAGTCTTCTTCATTTGCTTCGTGCCTCACCACATTGTCCAATTGCCCTGGACCCTGGCAGAGTTGAAAATGAGTTTTCAGGAGAGCTCTGTCCATCAGCGTATCAATGATGCCCACCAGGTGACTCTCTGCCTCATGAGCATCAACTGCGTCTTGGACCCCATCATCTACTGCTTCCTCACTAAGAAATTCCGAAAACACCTTTCAGAGAGGTTACAGAGCATGAGAGGGAGTCGTAAATGCTCCCGAGTCACTACAGACACAGGTGTAGAAGTGTCCCTTCCTCTCAACAACTACCCTATCAATTCCATGAACAATTAG